In Treponema sp. OMZ 798, the following proteins share a genomic window:
- a CDS encoding response regulator transcription factor gives MKIIIVDDDCLVVSSLKTILKANGFDIIATGSSGSEAVFLFNEHRPDILLMDIRMENMTGIEASEKILAEHKDAKILLLTTFNDEEYITKAINFGCKGYILKQNIDSLIPALNAVGAGSIVFDSEIISKIPQTKPARSQFKEDLNDRETDILELVADGLNNKEISNRLSLSEGTVRNYVSSILEKLNLRDRTQLVVYYYTR, from the coding sequence ATGAAGATAATAATAGTTGATGATGATTGCCTTGTTGTTTCCTCTTTAAAAACAATATTAAAAGCCAACGGCTTCGATATTATTGCAACAGGCTCAAGCGGAAGTGAGGCGGTATTTTTATTTAACGAGCACAGACCGGACATTCTTTTAATGGATATAAGAATGGAAAATATGACAGGCATAGAAGCAAGTGAAAAAATTTTAGCTGAACATAAGGATGCAAAAATATTACTGCTTACAACCTTTAATGATGAAGAATATATTACAAAGGCTATTAACTTCGGATGTAAGGGATATATATTAAAACAAAATATAGATTCCCTTATACCTGCATTAAATGCTGTCGGTGCAGGGAGCATTGTATTCGATTCCGAAATAATATCAAAAATCCCGCAAACAAAACCGGCCCGCTCTCAATTTAAAGAAGATTTAAACGATAGAGAAACGGATATTTTAGAATTGGTTGCAGACGGCCTTAATAATAAAGAAATATCGAATCGGCTTAGTTTAAGCGAAGGAACTGTACGCAATTATGTTTCTTCAATATTGGAAAAATTAAATTTACGAGACAGGACTCAATTAGTCGTGTATTATTACACAAGATAG
- a CDS encoding sensor histidine kinase, whose product MLLFLEFFLISLFCSLFLFIKTSSFIAIPYFIIFFSIGLWDNMVKNKQIKFIVLLLFVFSIAAFDKNLVFFSPILMTINLEEYQNCESSQKKLLRYLPILCLFLNFDLIFFIFALIIFFYSEIKRQYLAKITEVINLKDKLAENKINAEKRERILQNDVLKNAEVLILAERNRISGSLHNSIGHTLSAGILQVNALKYISNQQEVKDNLNILQNALENGMSEIRECLHNMHNDSFNLQTGLEGLAENTKKPKIQLTYKADSIPYELKYDIFSIVKESLSNTIKHSGASEFKISLLEHIAFYSLVLKDNGSGSLGKPVNYGIGLKVIKDLVEKHRGTVNFYSENGFKTHITFPKIKKDKHNEDNNS is encoded by the coding sequence ATGCTTTTATTTTTAGAATTTTTTTTGATAAGTCTTTTTTGTTCTCTTTTTTTATTTATAAAAACAAGCTCTTTTATTGCCATTCCCTATTTTATCATTTTTTTCTCTATAGGTCTTTGGGATAATATGGTTAAGAACAAGCAAATCAAATTCATTGTTTTATTACTATTTGTTTTTTCAATAGCAGCTTTCGATAAGAACCTTGTGTTTTTTTCTCCCATACTTATGACTATAAATTTAGAAGAGTATCAAAACTGCGAAAGTTCGCAAAAAAAACTTTTGAGATACCTGCCTATCTTATGTCTTTTTTTAAATTTTGATTTAATATTTTTTATCTTTGCTCTTATAATCTTTTTTTATTCCGAAATTAAAAGACAATACCTTGCAAAAATCACGGAAGTAATAAACCTTAAGGATAAGCTTGCGGAAAATAAAATAAACGCAGAAAAAAGGGAAAGAATTCTACAAAATGACGTTTTAAAAAATGCCGAAGTTTTAATCCTAGCCGAAAGAAATAGAATTTCCGGCAGTCTTCATAACTCCATAGGTCATACACTGAGTGCCGGTATTTTGCAGGTAAATGCCTTAAAGTACATATCAAACCAGCAAGAAGTAAAAGACAACTTAAATATTTTACAAAATGCTTTGGAAAACGGAATGAGTGAAATAAGAGAATGCCTCCATAATATGCACAATGATTCTTTTAACTTACAAACAGGTTTGGAAGGGCTTGCTGAAAACACAAAAAAACCTAAAATACAATTAACATATAAGGCGGATTCCATACCTTACGAATTAAAATACGATATTTTTTCAATAGTAAAAGAAAGCCTTTCAAATACTATTAAGCACAGCGGAGCAAGCGAATTCAAAATCAGCTTATTGGAACACATTGCATTTTATTCCCTTGTGCTTAAAGATAATGGATCGGGCTCTTTAGGTAAACCTGTTAATTACGGAATAGGATTAAAAGTTATAAAAGACCTTGTAGAAAAACATAGGGGTACGGTTAATTTTTATTCCGAAAACGGATTTAAAACCCATATTACTTTTCCGAAAATAAAAAAGGATAAACATAATGAAGATAATAATAGTTGA
- a CDS encoding M20 family metallopeptidase — translation MNKYDIVSLVKQKEAKIIQIRRDLHQIPELQLSLPKTVSYVCKQLDELQIPYYKLVDGNAIVATIEGKEKGKCIAIRADMDALPIKENTGLSFASKHEGCMHACGHDSHTAMALGACMVLKELSSEFKGCVKILFQPGEEYPGGALPMIEEGCLENPKVDALIGLHAGYIYPGVEKGKIGICPGAFFASMDRFQITVRGKGAHGAYPHMSVDPIPIACEIVSALQKIISRELAPTSNALISVCQIHSGTTQNIIPDEVFMEGTVRATDEDVRKFMAKRIDEIASGIAKSYRAEAETVYDFKYPVLMNDKAFTEFFAENTKEIFGEDCIHEISIPTMGGEDVAFFLQKVPGTFFVLSNPIIHDGGKIYPHHSDRFDIDESLFYKGTSAVLATVLKYLDLGGLK, via the coding sequence TTGAATAAATATGATATAGTTAGCTTGGTTAAACAAAAAGAAGCTAAGATTATTCAAATCAGGCGTGATTTGCATCAGATTCCTGAGCTGCAATTATCCTTGCCTAAGACTGTAAGTTATGTTTGTAAACAGCTTGATGAGCTGCAAATACCATATTATAAGCTTGTTGACGGCAATGCTATTGTTGCAACTATTGAAGGAAAAGAAAAGGGTAAATGTATTGCAATAAGAGCAGATATGGATGCCCTGCCCATAAAAGAAAATACGGGTTTAAGTTTTGCATCAAAGCATGAGGGGTGTATGCATGCTTGCGGGCATGACAGTCATACGGCTATGGCTCTCGGCGCCTGTATGGTGTTAAAGGAGCTTTCATCGGAATTTAAGGGCTGCGTTAAAATTTTATTTCAGCCCGGGGAGGAGTATCCCGGAGGTGCTCTCCCTATGATAGAAGAAGGATGTTTGGAAAACCCAAAGGTTGATGCTCTCATAGGGCTTCATGCCGGTTACATTTACCCCGGTGTTGAAAAGGGAAAAATAGGTATCTGTCCGGGTGCTTTTTTTGCTTCAATGGACCGTTTTCAAATTACGGTAAGAGGCAAGGGTGCTCATGGTGCATATCCCCACATGTCTGTGGATCCTATTCCGATAGCTTGCGAAATAGTTTCTGCTCTACAAAAGATTATAAGCCGGGAGCTTGCCCCTACGTCAAATGCTTTAATTTCGGTTTGTCAAATACATAGCGGTACGACTCAAAATATAATTCCCGATGAGGTTTTTATGGAAGGAACTGTACGTGCTACAGATGAAGATGTGCGAAAGTTTATGGCAAAGCGAATTGATGAAATTGCTTCAGGCATAGCAAAGTCATATAGGGCAGAGGCGGAAACCGTTTATGACTTTAAATATCCCGTCTTAATGAACGATAAGGCTTTTACGGAATTCTTTGCTGAAAATACAAAAGAAATTTTTGGGGAAGATTGTATCCATGAAATTTCAATTCCTACAATGGGCGGAGAAGATGTTGCTTTTTTCCTTCAAAAAGTTCCCGGTACTTTTTTTGTTTTATCTAATCCCATTATACATGATGGAGGGAAAATTTATCCTCACCACTCGGATAGATTTGACATTGATGAAAGCCTATTCTATAAGGGTACTTCAGCGGTGCTGGCTACCGTTTTAAAATATTTAGACTTAGGAGGTTTAAAATGA
- a CDS encoding DUF3100 domain-containing protein, producing MKNIRLHLTVLVLVVISEFIGKFAFKVGIGTIVLLPMLYALILGILTTLKKVKISGDKEIKDAGSLISITLMLLMAKYGTTIGPSIWNILKASPALILQEFGNLGTVILGVPIAVLLGLKREAIGGAHSISREPNVAIVAERYGLNSPEGEGVLGVYLVGTVFGTIFIGLMASILASATFLHPYALAMASGVGSASMMTASVGSLIELFPDMAENIKAFGAASNLLSGLDGVYMSIFLALPFSEWLFKKCYKMKYHEAAPLPSVPTEVSAGSSN from the coding sequence ATGAAGAATATACGATTACACCTGACAGTTCTTGTTTTGGTTGTTATTTCGGAATTCATCGGAAAGTTTGCATTTAAGGTTGGGATAGGAACGATAGTTCTTTTGCCGATGCTTTATGCTTTAATTCTCGGTATTTTAACAACATTAAAAAAAGTTAAAATCTCCGGAGACAAAGAGATTAAAGACGCAGGAAGTCTTATAAGTATTACTCTTATGCTTTTGATGGCAAAGTATGGAACAACAATAGGTCCCAGTATTTGGAATATCTTAAAAGCAAGTCCTGCTCTTATTTTGCAGGAATTCGGAAACCTAGGAACCGTTATCTTGGGTGTTCCTATTGCAGTATTGCTCGGTCTTAAACGGGAAGCTATAGGCGGTGCTCATTCAATTTCACGAGAGCCTAATGTTGCTATTGTTGCAGAAAGATATGGTCTAAATTCTCCTGAAGGTGAAGGGGTATTAGGAGTTTATCTTGTAGGGACTGTTTTTGGCACCATATTTATAGGTCTTATGGCAAGTATTTTGGCTTCAGCAACATTCTTACATCCCTATGCTCTTGCTATGGCATCAGGAGTAGGTTCTGCATCTATGATGACAGCCTCAGTAGGTTCTCTTATAGAGTTATTCCCCGATATGGCAGAAAATATCAAGGCCTTTGGAGCAGCAAGTAATTTGCTTTCGGGATTAGACGGCGTTTATATGTCAATTTTCCTTGCTCTGCCCTTCTCGGAATGGCTATTTAAAAAATGCTATAAGATGAAATATCATGAGGCCGCTCCTCTTCCATCAGTTCCGACTGAAGTTAGCGCCGGCAGTTCAAATTAA
- a CDS encoding DUF340 domain-containing protein, whose translation MKFKNALIVLLITALISLVGNFVGPKINPITALPGMLILVGIAAAGIGLSKIIPGKIPAVAYIVTIAAILTIPGVPFSKEVYEYTAKVNFLALCTPILAYAGIYTGKNLSSLKNTGWRIFVLAVAVMLGTYIFSALIAHFILKIIGQI comes from the coding sequence ATGAAATTTAAGAATGCATTAATTGTTTTACTTATAACGGCTCTTATTTCTTTGGTAGGTAACTTCGTAGGTCCTAAAATCAATCCGATTACAGCCCTGCCCGGTATGTTGATTCTTGTAGGTATCGCTGCTGCCGGTATAGGCTTATCAAAAATAATTCCCGGAAAAATACCTGCTGTAGCATATATTGTTACCATTGCTGCTATTCTGACTATTCCCGGTGTTCCTTTTTCAAAGGAAGTATATGAGTATACTGCAAAGGTAAACTTTCTAGCTCTTTGTACACCGATTTTAGCCTATGCCGGTATCTATACCGGTAAAAACTTAAGTTCTCTTAAAAATACCGGTTGGAGAATCTTTGTTTTGGCTGTTGCCGTTATGTTAGGTACTTATATCTTCTCAGCTTTAATTGCTCATTTTATCTTAAAGATTATCGGACAGATATAA
- a CDS encoding ABC transporter ATP-binding protein → MKHERAFLQLKNIKKHFTEKDISVSFELKKGKALALLGPSGCGKTTVLKIIAGLIAPDSGEIVLDGKDISRIPPGKRGIGMVFQDYALFPHLNVEENIFYGLVSKGMSKKEARKTIAPLVELFHLEALQKRKTDLLSGGEKQRVSLARSLAVSPSLILFDEPLSALDADLRLHLRKELRAKQESLGYTAVYVTHDKDEAAALADEVLYMG, encoded by the coding sequence TTGAAACACGAAAGAGCATTTTTACAGCTTAAAAATATAAAAAAACATTTTACCGAAAAAGATATTTCCGTTTCCTTTGAATTAAAAAAGGGAAAAGCTCTTGCCCTCCTCGGGCCCTCAGGCTGCGGCAAAACAACGGTTTTAAAAATAATTGCAGGTCTTATCGCCCCGGATTCGGGGGAGATTGTTTTAGACGGAAAGGATATAAGCCGAATCCCTCCGGGCAAACGCGGAATCGGAATGGTCTTTCAAGACTATGCCCTCTTCCCTCATCTCAATGTTGAAGAAAATATCTTCTATGGGCTGGTTTCTAAAGGTATGTCCAAAAAGGAAGCCCGCAAAACAATAGCCCCCCTTGTCGAGCTTTTTCATTTAGAAGCCTTACAAAAGCGCAAAACCGATCTTCTTTCGGGCGGAGAAAAGCAGAGGGTTTCCCTTGCTCGCAGTCTTGCAGTGAGCCCCTCCCTCATCCTCTTTGATGAACCCCTCTCGGCCCTCGATGCAGATCTCCGTCTGCACTTACGCAAGGAGCTGCGGGCAAAGCAGGAGAGTTTGGGATACACCGCCGTCTATGTTACCCACGACAAGGATGAGGCAGCCGCCCTTGCCGATGAGGTTCTTTACATGGGGTAG
- a CDS encoding iron ABC transporter permease, with translation MFYKNKQEGLRPGGAISKIWRLFKIGRPSKIGSLVLPLGSLIFFLVLLSFFLPLILSFVPLFSSRFDFSHITGVKSSFDFSHIFRITVFTVSQAFFSALLACTVGFAAAYLCARKNFRGRKFLLALSSVPLCVPAIIVALSFIIFFGNNGVLNSFLKNLLNQDEPPVNFVFSMTGVIIIHGFYNFPLAMKTISQVWERLSEDEPNAALLLGASKFRIFKTITFPALLNSIAVSFLLIFLFCFFSFIIILLFGGLALTTLEVELYKAARTKLDMNLAAKIALTEISAALILILIYSNLQKKMRVQNENLKGIRERTSIKGFGQKVFFSFTIFIIILFLIAPLFSIFLHSTYNVNYTSIFNKFFYFKAWKNIFLSRTFWTALWTSIKIGILTALVSLIASLFFAYITVFYNRRKIYAIPYLPLAVSSVMLGFGWLLLKPNGTELILIFAQSSLAWPFAWTQIQTSLLRIPQNIINAAVLLSPDKKTAFFKVIVPLCKRGIFSSLAFVFAISAGDASLPIVLNIPHFNNLALLIFDYASSYRFVESSAVAVVLSLITGFVFFLQEK, from the coding sequence ATGTTTTACAAAAATAAACAAGAAGGCCTTCGGCCGGGCGGCGCCATATCAAAGATATGGCGCCTATTTAAAATAGGTCGCCCATCTAAGATAGGCAGCCTTGTTTTGCCACTCGGCAGCCTTATCTTTTTTCTTGTCCTTCTTTCTTTTTTTCTTCCGTTAATATTGAGCTTTGTTCCCTTATTTTCTTCACGCTTTGATTTTTCGCATATTACGGGAGTCAAAAGCTCCTTTGATTTTTCGCATATTTTTAGGATAACGGTTTTTACGGTTTCTCAGGCTTTTTTTTCTGCCCTGCTTGCCTGCACCGTAGGCTTTGCTGCGGCCTACCTTTGTGCAAGAAAAAACTTTCGGGGCAGAAAATTTTTACTGGCCCTGTCAAGTGTTCCGCTCTGCGTGCCTGCAATAATCGTCGCCCTTTCCTTTATAATCTTTTTTGGGAATAACGGAGTCCTAAATTCTTTTTTAAAGAACTTATTAAACCAAGACGAACCGCCTGTCAATTTTGTGTTTTCGATGACGGGAGTAATTATAATCCACGGCTTTTACAACTTTCCCCTTGCGATGAAAACAATCTCTCAAGTTTGGGAACGCTTAAGCGAAGATGAACCTAATGCTGCCCTCCTTTTAGGGGCAAGTAAATTTAGAATCTTTAAAACCATAACCTTTCCGGCTCTTTTAAATTCTATAGCCGTTTCCTTTTTGTTGATCTTCCTTTTTTGCTTTTTTAGTTTTATAATAATCCTGCTTTTCGGAGGCCTTGCCCTTACCACCTTAGAGGTAGAACTTTACAAGGCAGCCCGCACAAAATTGGATATGAACCTTGCCGCAAAGATAGCCCTCACCGAAATATCTGCGGCCTTAATTTTAATCCTCATCTATTCTAACCTGCAAAAAAAGATGAGAGTACAAAACGAAAACCTAAAGGGAATAAGGGAGCGCACCTCAATAAAAGGCTTTGGACAAAAAGTTTTTTTTAGCTTTACGATTTTTATAATTATTCTTTTTTTAATAGCACCCTTGTTTTCTATCTTTTTACATTCTACATATAATGTAAATTATACTTCTATCTTTAATAAATTCTTTTATTTTAAGGCATGGAAAAATATTTTTTTATCCCGAACTTTTTGGACGGCTCTTTGGACAAGCATCAAAATCGGCATCCTTACAGCTCTTGTAAGCCTCATAGCTTCTTTGTTCTTTGCATACATTACCGTCTTTTATAACCGGAGAAAAATATACGCGATTCCCTATCTGCCCTTGGCAGTTTCATCGGTAATGCTGGGCTTCGGCTGGCTCTTGTTAAAACCCAACGGAACGGAACTCATTTTAATCTTTGCACAAAGCTCCCTTGCATGGCCCTTTGCGTGGACTCAAATACAGACCTCACTTTTACGCATTCCTCAAAATATTATCAATGCGGCAGTCTTGCTTTCACCCGACAAAAAAACGGCCTTTTTTAAGGTGATAGTTCCCTTGTGCAAAAGAGGCATTTTTTCAAGCTTAGCCTTTGTCTTTGCCATAAGTGCAGGAGATGCATCCTTGCCAATAGTCTTAAACATCCCGCATTTTAACAATCTGGCCTTACTGATTTTTGATTACGCTTCTTCATACCGCTTTGTAGAATCTTCTGCAGTTGCAGTCGTCTTAAGCCTTATAACAGGCTTTGTTTTCTTTTTACAGGAGAAATAA
- a CDS encoding thiamine ABC transporter substrate binding subunit: MKNHLRSILIFSFLIIGCAALFAGGAKESDGTKVVVYTTKSFAADYGPGPKIAELFKAKTGKDVEYVVCKEGVLNRAILEGKASTADVLIGIDNHLIEKARKADVLKAYKPTAANKIDSDVLIADDWLLTPFDYGYFAFMFDTKAKIKKPASLKELTDPSYTKKIVVLDPSSSTTGLGMVAWTKAVFGDEYLNFWKALKPNIFAMAPKWSTGYGYFTAGEAPMAISYTSSLASHVLYDKTDRFRPLVFAEGHVIQIEGMGISANAANVKGAKAFIDFMLTEEAQSLLPETQFMYPVIKGLPLPASYKDVPKPAKILRIPSEDQTESVNAVINVLQK; the protein is encoded by the coding sequence ATGAAAAATCATTTACGCTCTATTTTAATTTTCTCATTTTTAATTATCGGTTGTGCCGCTCTTTTTGCAGGCGGAGCAAAAGAATCTGACGGAACAAAGGTTGTGGTCTACACGACAAAATCCTTTGCTGCCGACTACGGTCCCGGCCCGAAAATTGCCGAGCTCTTTAAGGCAAAAACGGGCAAGGATGTAGAATATGTCGTCTGCAAAGAAGGCGTTTTAAACAGGGCCATATTGGAGGGTAAGGCTTCTACAGCCGATGTGCTCATTGGTATCGATAACCATCTTATCGAAAAAGCCCGCAAGGCAGATGTTTTAAAAGCCTATAAACCTACGGCCGCAAACAAGATAGATTCGGATGTTCTTATTGCAGACGATTGGCTTTTAACCCCCTTTGATTACGGCTATTTTGCATTTATGTTCGATACAAAGGCCAAAATCAAAAAGCCCGCATCTTTAAAGGAACTGACCGATCCTTCCTATACAAAAAAGATTGTAGTTTTGGATCCTAGCTCAAGTACAACAGGCTTAGGCATGGTTGCGTGGACAAAGGCTGTTTTTGGTGATGAGTACCTCAACTTTTGGAAGGCCCTCAAGCCGAATATCTTTGCAATGGCCCCCAAGTGGAGCACAGGTTACGGCTATTTTACAGCCGGAGAAGCACCTATGGCTATCTCGTATACAAGCAGCTTGGCTTCCCATGTTTTGTATGACAAAACAGACCGCTTCCGGCCATTGGTTTTCGCAGAAGGCCATGTCATTCAAATTGAAGGTATGGGAATATCCGCTAATGCTGCTAATGTTAAGGGAGCAAAGGCCTTTATCGACTTTATGCTGACGGAAGAAGCTCAAAGCCTCCTTCCCGAAACTCAGTTTATGTATCCGGTTATCAAGGGGCTTCCCCTTCCTGCTTCTTACAAGGATGTTCCCAAACCTGCAAAAATCTTGCGCATTCCTTCAGAAGATCAAACCGAATCGGTCAACGCCGTAATTAATGTTTTACAAAAATAA
- a CDS encoding UbiA family prenyltransferase, giving the protein METENLFDRFGAVLKDYIDDEDAQKRRYAKRPLPTGCFSAGGTANKGRKRYVFCAKTR; this is encoded by the coding sequence ATGGAAACGGAAAATCTTTTTGACCGATTCGGCGCAGTCTTAAAAGACTATATAGACGACGAAGATGCACAAAAGCGCCGATATGCAAAACGCCCATTGCCGACCGGCTGTTTTTCCGCGGGCGGAACAGCAAACAAAGGGCGCAAACGATACGTCTTTTGCGCAAAAACACGCTGA
- a CDS encoding DUF2004 domain-containing protein, with translation MKKMEHQYFGQLNLAITDDAEVIWEKEIQGIDTCLWFDKNGEVPAGILDLYAQFLENIDDKIKEARKTLIAYLKDDSYYIDFHIEECGLEDLPSDITEFVSKMTVTNVDLWIDSEQPHIAMDFMIAPDESDEILCVKFGEDAKIISIDWES, from the coding sequence ATGAAAAAAATGGAACATCAATACTTCGGTCAGTTGAATCTTGCGATAACAGACGATGCGGAAGTAATTTGGGAAAAAGAGATTCAGGGGATAGATACCTGTCTTTGGTTCGATAAAAATGGAGAAGTACCGGCCGGCATACTCGACCTTTATGCACAGTTTCTTGAGAACATAGATGATAAAATAAAAGAAGCAAGAAAAACACTTATAGCATATTTAAAAGATGACAGCTACTATATCGACTTTCATATTGAAGAATGCGGACTGGAAGATTTGCCGAGCGATATTACCGAGTTTGTAAGTAAAATGACGGTAACGAATGTAGACTTATGGATTGACAGTGAACAGCCGCACATCGCAATGGATTTTATGATTGCACCTGATGAAAGCGATGAAATACTCTGCGTAAAATTCGGTGAAGATGCAAAAATCATATCCATTGATTGGGAAAGTTAA